ctcaTCACTCCAGCTCGTGTTGTTCTGCAGTCGGTCTCTAGTTCTGCAGAGTACAGTTTGCACCCCAAAATACACGAATGCCTCCTGAATCCTCAGTTCTTACCTCCAGGAGAACCTCCCCATCGCCTCCATGACGTCTCCCAGACAGTTGATCTCCAGTCTCTGTCCCGAGGTCACTGTCCTGGTCCTGAGTCCACACTGCCACGACTCCAAACACTTCACCTTACGGACACGACACACCTCCGACACCTTCCATCAAGACACAAGCAAATGACCgaaatttttattgttatttttgtatgttacaTTTTGAATGTTATTAAAGTCCAAGCTTTTTCCCCTTATTCCTCAAACATTTAGTCTGGGATTTTTCGGACATCTCTGTAGTACCTCTGTTCCATCTTTACTTTTCTTGGCTTCTTCCATGACTGTCTCGCCATCTTTCAGTAAACACAGGGTTTGAGTTTTAACGCCGAGCCCACAGGTGGCGCTGCAGGGAGAGCTGTCGACGATGACCTCCAAAGGCACTTTATCCACCTGCTCCTCCAGGTTAACTGAGGTcagagggtggaggaggagcaggaggaggagactcacAGTCACATGTTTCATTTCGATGTTTGATAGTGAATCTGCtggaaataaaaagttattttagttTTCCACTCATTGCATGAAGTAAATGGAGCAGGAGCAATATTATTTCATCATAATTTTGGTTGAAAGAACTAATTTTCGACGATCACGTGTCGCTTATAATATTCAGTTGAAGggttcctttaaaaaacaagtgtgtctgtctatgcagttttttttaagtaactggtccagtttatatataatttttatttcttcctatactgctacttttatgtgtttttttctatggtATTGTCTATTTTAGTGtttatattcttttaaatatttctagtatctttaaatacttttttctgtgtatgtatgtcCAGGAAAAGACTCAGAATTTTTAGAAGATTAACCACAAAAAATGGGCATAACAAAAccccaaatgacaaaaaaaatcataatgaagagaaatgaaatagccacataaaaaatactacaagaagacacaaaaccacaaaacaggCTTATGACTATGAAGTGATGTTagacaataaataattaataaagggaaaaatcacCAGAGGGCTGCAATCTGCAGTTTTCagcactagatgccactaaattctcactaaaatcttaatttgtatttCACACACAAGTAGGTAGGCGGTATGCACCTTTAAATAGTTTTCAGTCCGCCGGTAAaccaaagaaaaagaggaggggcCGTCCGCGTTCTCGTTAACGGCGGCGCGCACGCAGACGTGCAATAATGTCAACTTGTGTTAAAGAACCGAAACGACGCAAAAAGATGAAGACGATGGAGGAGAAGTGAGCTAACGGAGAGACtgaataaaaagagagaaaggaccGCGTTTAACACCGGAAAGGCGACGGCTGCAGGATTATGAGGGGCCGAGGAGCGACGAGGAGGTCGCCCTGTTCCACCTGGACAGGTGAGTTAATAACGGCAGTTAACGACGAGTTAACTAACTAGCTAGCGGTTAGCTAACCGCGGCTaagagctaacgttagcacacATGGCTCTCAGTCCGCCTGCTAACTTCATGTTTCGCTAGTAGTTATTACAAATCCACTGCGCACGAGGACGACGTGAAcgtgttttgtatgtttgtttaacGCGCGCGCGAATTATTAATACAATAATgcaaccatggatgtattatatgtgcattttatgtttatgcaacacataaaatgcactttttcaacCTGCCAAAAAGTAATTGTAGCTCTACGGAGCCCGGGAGGTGacatgtgatgtgtgtttttttgttcgtttatttgtttgtttgtttgtttgtttttagcaattactaatacaacacataaaatgcactttttcaacatgccaaaacaaaaagtgattgcagctcctaTTTTGTCGCTGAAAGGCCCTTTCTGCCTCGATTTCATTGTCAGTGGTCATATTTTACAGATTATAGCCAAGCCcagcctgtttttttcccatccaAAAAGAT
This portion of the Plectropomus leopardus isolate mb unplaced genomic scaffold, YSFRI_Pleo_2.0 unplaced_scaffold21121, whole genome shotgun sequence genome encodes:
- the LOC121965660 gene encoding transmembrane protein 81-like, encoding MKHVTVSLLLLLLLHPLTSVNLEEQVDKVPLEVIVDSSPCSATCGLGVKTQTLCLLKDGETVMEEAKKSKDGTEVSEVCRVRKVKCLESWQCGLRTRTVTSGQRLEINCLGDVMEAMGRFSWR